In Hydrogenispora ethanolica, one genomic interval encodes:
- a CDS encoding sugar phosphate isomerase/epimerase family protein translates to MKFAVFTVSTPEYDPRQTVRRLREIGYDGVEWRIAAAPPAEKPADYTYERRYWCYNQSTLDLETLPERAAEVRAFTSEAGLEICSLTTYLLPDQLAAVERVLQAARQMDCPNIRVNAPNFKDGDHYPTLFERTVGQLRQLEPLAARYGVRINLEIHMGNIIPSASAAYRLVSGFDPRHIGIIFDPGNMVYEGFENYRLGVELLGPYLAHVHVKNAIWQQTETTPDGVQVWQPTWAPVKSGFADLRRLARVLKEAGYQGYLSLEDFSNEEDTESKLRNNLAFMKEITA, encoded by the coding sequence ATGAAATTCGCAGTATTTACCGTCAGTACGCCGGAGTATGACCCGCGCCAGACCGTCCGGCGGTTGCGGGAGATCGGCTACGACGGCGTGGAGTGGCGGATCGCCGCGGCGCCGCCGGCGGAGAAACCGGCCGATTATACCTATGAGCGGCGTTACTGGTGTTATAATCAGAGCACGTTGGATCTGGAGACGCTGCCGGAGCGGGCGGCGGAGGTCCGGGCTTTTACCAGCGAGGCCGGGCTGGAGATCTGTTCGCTCACCACCTATCTGCTGCCGGACCAGCTTGCGGCGGTGGAGCGGGTGCTGCAGGCCGCCCGCCAAATGGACTGTCCGAATATTCGGGTCAACGCCCCGAATTTCAAGGACGGCGATCATTACCCGACGCTCTTTGAGCGGACCGTCGGCCAACTGCGACAGCTCGAACCGCTGGCTGCCCGGTACGGCGTGCGGATCAATCTCGAGATCCACATGGGCAACATCATTCCCAGCGCCAGCGCCGCCTATCGCCTGGTCTCCGGCTTCGACCCCCGGCACATCGGGATCATCTTCGACCCCGGCAATATGGTTTATGAAGGCTTCGAAAACTACCGGCTCGGCGTGGAACTGCTCGGGCCGTACCTGGCCCACGTCCATGTGAAGAATGCCATTTGGCAACAGACCGAAACCACGCCCGACGGGGTCCAGGTCTGGCAGCCAACCTGGGCGCCGGTGAAATCCGGTTTCGCCGACCTGCGCCGCCTGGCCCGGGTGCTCAAGGAAGCGGGCTATCAAGGCTACCTGTCGCTGGAGGATTTCTCCAATGAAGAGGATACCGAGAGCAAACTCCGGAACAACCTGGCTTTCATGAAGGAGATCACCGCTTAA
- a CDS encoding sugar phosphate isomerase/epimerase family protein translates to MSQFILSAFADEIADDLQTQMDVLEEHDIHFIEMRGVNGRPLVQHSLDEVRAIKAQLDARGFRISAVGSPIGKIKISDPFEPHLELFRHTLEIAKILETGYIRMFSFFLPPGEDPRHYRAEVLRRWEALLQAADGTGLVLLHENEKEIYGDTPERCLDLLTSFPGDGLRAVFDPANFVQCDVETFPGAYRLLEDYVVYMHIKDAVASDHHVVPAGYGDGKVPAILAALQRRGYEGFLSLEPHLGSFKGFAALEPNSPANQLPEGGPKQFAIAVAALKKILAELPQ, encoded by the coding sequence ATGAGTCAATTTATCCTAAGCGCCTTTGCGGATGAGATCGCCGACGACCTTCAGACCCAGATGGACGTCCTGGAGGAGCATGACATTCATTTCATCGAGATGCGCGGCGTGAACGGCAGGCCCTTGGTCCAGCACAGCCTGGACGAGGTCCGGGCGATCAAGGCGCAACTGGACGCCCGGGGTTTCCGGATCTCCGCCGTCGGCTCGCCCATCGGCAAGATCAAGATCAGCGACCCTTTTGAACCCCATCTGGAGCTCTTCCGGCATACGCTGGAGATCGCCAAGATCCTGGAGACCGGGTACATCCGGATGTTCAGCTTCTTCCTGCCGCCGGGCGAGGACCCCCGGCATTACCGAGCAGAGGTCCTGCGCCGCTGGGAAGCGCTGCTTCAGGCCGCCGACGGCACGGGATTGGTGCTGCTCCATGAGAATGAGAAGGAAATATACGGCGATACGCCCGAACGCTGCCTCGATCTGCTGACGTCGTTTCCCGGCGATGGGCTGAGGGCGGTCTTCGATCCGGCCAATTTCGTCCAGTGCGATGTCGAAACCTTCCCCGGGGCCTACCGGCTCCTGGAGGATTACGTGGTCTATATGCATATCAAGGACGCGGTCGCCAGCGACCATCATGTCGTCCCCGCCGGATACGGCGACGGGAAGGTCCCGGCGATCCTCGCCGCGCTGCAGCGCCGGGGTTATGAGGGTTTCCTGTCGCTCGAGCCCCACCTCGGCAGCTTCAAAGGCTTCGCCGCTCTGGAGCCCAACTCGCCAGCCAACCAGCTGCCCGAGGGCGGTCCGAAGCAATTCGCCATCGCCGTGGCGGCCTTGAAAAAGATCCTGGCGGAGCTCCCGCAATAA
- a CDS encoding Gfo/Idh/MocA family protein, translating to MDKVRIGIIGIGNMGSAHARYLFQGDIPGAELTAVCDTNPARLQWASETFGDKVLTFAGAEQLFAAGVVDAVMVATPHYDHPPLAIQAFNHGCHVLCEKPAGVYTKQVREMNEAAAKSGKVFSMMYNQRTNPLYQKLRDLVQSGELGPIKRTNWIITSWYRSQSYYDSGGWRATWAGEGGGVLLNQDPHQLDLWQWICGMPVRVRAFCQFGKFHEIEVEDDVTAYVEYENGATGLFVTSTGESPGTNRFEISADRGKVVVEDGKLTFWRLRVPERQFNREYKGGFGQPECWECQIPITGKATDHPGITANWVEAILKGAPLLAPGPEGIRGLELSNAMHLSAWLDNWVDLPIDEELFHQKLQERIATSTAKKQSGPDRVLSVGGTH from the coding sequence ATGGACAAGGTACGAATCGGAATCATCGGCATCGGCAACATGGGCAGCGCCCATGCCCGGTACCTCTTTCAAGGCGATATTCCCGGAGCGGAACTCACCGCGGTGTGCGATACTAATCCCGCCCGGCTGCAATGGGCGTCGGAGACCTTTGGCGATAAAGTATTGACCTTCGCCGGCGCCGAGCAGCTGTTCGCCGCGGGGGTGGTCGATGCGGTAATGGTGGCCACGCCGCACTACGACCATCCGCCCCTGGCCATTCAGGCTTTCAACCACGGCTGCCATGTGCTCTGCGAGAAGCCGGCCGGGGTCTACACTAAGCAAGTGCGGGAGATGAACGAGGCCGCCGCCAAGAGCGGCAAAGTCTTCAGCATGATGTACAACCAGCGGACCAATCCTCTCTACCAGAAACTGCGGGATCTGGTCCAATCGGGCGAGCTGGGTCCGATCAAGCGGACCAATTGGATCATCACTTCCTGGTACCGCTCGCAGAGCTATTACGATTCCGGCGGCTGGCGGGCCACCTGGGCGGGAGAAGGCGGCGGGGTGCTCCTGAATCAAGACCCGCACCAGTTGGATCTCTGGCAATGGATCTGCGGCATGCCGGTGCGGGTCCGGGCTTTCTGCCAGTTCGGCAAGTTCCATGAGATCGAGGTGGAGGATGACGTCACCGCCTACGTGGAGTATGAGAACGGCGCCACCGGCCTTTTCGTCACCTCCACCGGCGAGTCGCCCGGCACCAACCGTTTCGAGATCAGCGCCGACCGCGGCAAGGTCGTGGTCGAAGACGGCAAGCTCACCTTCTGGCGGCTGCGGGTTCCGGAGCGCCAGTTCAACCGGGAGTATAAGGGCGGATTCGGCCAGCCGGAATGTTGGGAATGCCAGATTCCGATCACCGGCAAAGCCACCGACCATCCCGGAATCACCGCCAACTGGGTCGAGGCCATCCTCAAAGGAGCGCCGCTGTTGGCGCCGGGCCCCGAAGGAATCCGCGGCCTGGAACTCTCCAACGCGATGCACTTGTCGGCCTGGCTCGACAATTGGGTGGATCTGCCCATCGACGAGGAATTGTTCCATCAGAAATTGCAAGAGCGGATCGCCACCTCGACCGCAAAGAAGCAGAGCGGTCCCGACCGCGTGCTGAGCGTCGGCGGAACGCATTGA
- a CDS encoding helix-turn-helix domain-containing protein, with amino-acid sequence MELDSLNQKLSRMTKLNSLFGKLILSFIIVVMIVTFIVGIFSYLFFSSRFNHEIETVHQKVLEQVAETLKFQIIEPVILCFMDLSTEYDGSSETLFHFNEPVKGNHYQLYQTYNYFQKIVANHPGIISAIHVYYKKQDLIISSSSGVSYLTHQGQSYKKLDWLRAMNHYPDSFRWIESRKVLRDIAPETMDRKTNYFTFVRTFPMISSGTDYQGVIAIDVAESTVSRIIQKIIPAEYQHTFIINQRGQIISHPRKKLLYQSLNQEKYVRRILASRRNYDSFGGKVGRVASMIAFASLPYSDWKIVNITPIHRFYQSTIFVQQLLMVICLLAIGIGLAASFILTRRIYNPLAVIIQKVRALTGSKDPNLAAENEYGFINHFIDEMAVKVTSLQANEPVIRNHFITGLLYNRFLTAQEFAKELDLFHANLDYPYFCVVLIQVDHQVFKNFTFEESQTIKERLIRASEANNSPALYHVGVGLADQRIALIIGSTRPDPEHLENLAGKITDFLWADYRLPVSITAGTWTDSLLGIHRSFQEAAVLFKYCYFYPDIPVLTGEAFLPKEASPESLPDSFIQEFAANLKTGNLKQVDAVLAGLVERIRQGHYSADHCRQKLLEITRIFSIYIKEMQYKLSEKEISGLQDLFSENNNIAGFAFWITGCAERVFQWNQTRISNRNYQIVAEALAYIAEHLSAADLSLDSVAEHIRLSPGYFSKIFKEVTGVAFITYINDQRLEKARGLLLQTALSVQEVGFQAGYNAAAYFIKQFKARYGYTPYDYRRQFQPRSQTVPES; translated from the coding sequence TTGGAACTCGACAGTCTGAATCAGAAACTCAGCCGGATGACCAAACTCAACTCGCTCTTTGGAAAACTGATCCTCTCCTTTATCATCGTGGTGATGATCGTCACCTTCATTGTGGGCATCTTTTCTTATCTCTTCTTTTCGTCCCGTTTCAATCACGAGATTGAAACCGTCCACCAGAAGGTGTTGGAACAAGTGGCCGAGACTCTGAAATTTCAGATCATTGAACCGGTGATCCTGTGTTTTATGGATCTTTCCACCGAATACGACGGTTCCTCGGAGACGCTTTTTCACTTCAACGAGCCGGTCAAGGGCAACCATTACCAACTGTATCAAACCTATAACTACTTTCAAAAAATCGTCGCCAATCATCCCGGCATCATCAGCGCCATCCATGTCTACTATAAAAAGCAGGATCTCATCATTTCCTCTTCTTCCGGCGTCAGTTATCTGACCCATCAAGGCCAATCCTATAAGAAACTGGATTGGCTCCGCGCCATGAATCATTACCCGGACAGCTTCCGCTGGATCGAATCCCGGAAGGTGCTGCGCGATATCGCTCCGGAAACCATGGACCGAAAAACCAATTATTTTACCTTTGTCAGAACCTTTCCGATGATCTCCTCCGGAACCGATTATCAGGGCGTCATCGCCATCGACGTTGCCGAAAGCACCGTCAGCCGGATCATTCAGAAGATCATTCCCGCCGAATATCAGCATACCTTCATCATCAACCAGCGCGGCCAGATTATTTCCCACCCCCGGAAAAAGCTACTCTATCAGTCATTGAACCAGGAAAAATACGTGCGGCGGATCCTGGCTTCGCGCCGGAACTATGACAGCTTCGGCGGCAAAGTGGGCCGGGTCGCTTCGATGATCGCCTTTGCCTCGCTGCCGTATTCCGACTGGAAGATCGTCAACATCACGCCCATTCACCGCTTTTATCAAAGCACCATTTTCGTTCAGCAATTATTGATGGTCATCTGTCTGCTGGCCATCGGCATCGGCCTGGCGGCTTCGTTCATCCTGACCCGCCGGATTTACAACCCCCTGGCGGTGATCATCCAAAAGGTGCGCGCGCTGACCGGCAGCAAGGATCCGAACCTGGCGGCGGAAAACGAGTACGGCTTCATCAACCATTTTATCGATGAGATGGCGGTGAAAGTAACTTCCCTCCAGGCCAACGAGCCGGTGATCCGGAACCATTTCATCACCGGGCTGCTATATAACCGTTTCTTGACCGCGCAAGAATTCGCCAAGGAGCTCGATCTATTCCATGCCAATCTGGATTATCCCTATTTCTGCGTGGTCCTCATCCAAGTGGATCATCAAGTCTTCAAGAATTTCACCTTCGAAGAGAGTCAAACCATCAAAGAGCGACTGATCCGGGCGAGCGAAGCGAACAACTCCCCGGCGCTTTATCATGTGGGAGTCGGCCTGGCCGACCAAAGGATCGCGCTCATCATCGGGTCCACCCGGCCGGATCCCGAGCACCTCGAAAACCTGGCCGGGAAGATTACCGATTTCCTTTGGGCCGATTACCGCTTGCCCGTCAGCATTACCGCCGGAACCTGGACCGACTCTTTGCTTGGGATCCACCGGTCTTTCCAGGAAGCGGCCGTCCTCTTCAAGTATTGTTATTTTTATCCCGATATTCCGGTTTTGACGGGCGAAGCGTTCCTCCCAAAAGAGGCCAGCCCGGAGTCGCTCCCCGACTCATTCATCCAGGAATTCGCGGCGAACCTGAAAACGGGCAATCTGAAGCAGGTGGACGCGGTTTTAGCGGGATTGGTGGAACGGATCCGGCAAGGCCATTACTCCGCCGATCACTGCCGGCAGAAATTGCTGGAGATCACGCGGATCTTCTCGATCTATATCAAAGAAATGCAGTATAAACTGTCGGAAAAAGAGATCTCCGGCTTGCAGGACTTATTCTCGGAAAATAACAACATCGCCGGCTTTGCCTTCTGGATCACCGGCTGCGCCGAGCGGGTTTTTCAATGGAATCAAACCCGCATCTCCAACCGGAACTATCAGATCGTCGCCGAAGCCCTTGCCTATATCGCGGAACATCTGAGCGCGGCCGATTTGTCCCTGGATTCGGTGGCCGAACATATTCGCTTGAGCCCCGGCTATTTCAGTAAAATATTCAAAGAGGTCACCGGGGTCGCTTTTATAACGTACATCAATGACCAGCGGCTGGAGAAAGCGCGCGGCCTGTTGCTCCAGACGGCCCTGTCCGTGCAGGAGGTCGGCTTTCAAGCCGGCTACAACGCGGCCGCTTATTTCATCAAGCAGTTTAAAGCGCGTTACGGCTATACGCCCTATGACTACCGCCGCCAATTCCAGCCCCGGAGCCAGACCGTTCCCGAATCGTGA
- a CDS encoding helix-turn-helix domain-containing protein, translating into MIVVKKDLQKAETRKKIAARFLQYADELTVSAAEELQIDIYPVTAKAYYKTAEIATAFQVSDRMVRKWCEQGKIQAIQTPGGAWRIPAAQFGDLSKVRAFQETTEQINSRFSNSPGIDEFER; encoded by the coding sequence ATGATTGTCGTCAAAAAGGATCTTCAAAAAGCCGAAACCAGGAAAAAAATCGCTGCCCGGTTCCTCCAATATGCCGATGAACTAACTGTTTCTGCCGCTGAAGAACTTCAGATCGATATCTATCCGGTAACGGCGAAAGCCTACTACAAGACCGCCGAGATCGCGACAGCCTTTCAAGTATCCGACCGAATGGTCAGAAAATGGTGTGAACAAGGCAAAATTCAAGCCATCCAAACTCCGGGCGGCGCTTGGCGCATCCCGGCGGCACAATTTGGCGATCTCTCCAAAGTCCGGGCGTTTCAAGAAACAACGGAGCAAATTAATTCACGTTTTTCGAACTCACCCGGCATCGACGAGTTTGAGCGATGA
- a CDS encoding P1 family peptidase, producing the protein MNKTKPPGGLTDVPGILVGNAEEESGRTGCTVILCPDGAVPGVDVSGGSPGTQNTDIIRPGAAEYPVYGLLLTGGSFFGLPATGGVMRWLVEQRIAEVPLVPAAVIFDLPFAMGSPPPDAALAYAACQAANSGPVAEGNVGAGAGATVGKIYGIPMKGGLGTASIHIPGGPVVAALAVVNALGDVWDRGRIVVGALNPDGTFVDQTRAMLDGVPSPLYYQSTTIAVVATTERLSKAEANRVAKLADDGMARAISPNHTQWDGDTVFCLALGSHTSDMSRDAVVTIVGTAAAVVLEQAIIRGALAAQPGR; encoded by the coding sequence ATGAATAAAACAAAACCCCCGGGAGGACTCACTGATGTTCCCGGCATCCTGGTGGGAAACGCCGAGGAAGAAAGCGGACGCACGGGATGCACGGTGATTCTCTGCCCGGATGGGGCAGTTCCAGGTGTAGACGTAAGCGGAGGTAGCCCCGGTACCCAAAATACCGATATCATCCGCCCTGGCGCTGCGGAGTATCCTGTATACGGCCTCCTTCTCACCGGCGGCAGTTTCTTCGGGTTGCCGGCGACGGGAGGGGTAATGCGCTGGCTTGTTGAACAAAGGATCGCCGAGGTACCGCTCGTACCCGCGGCGGTTATCTTTGACCTTCCCTTCGCCATGGGCTCACCTCCGCCTGATGCGGCCCTGGCCTACGCTGCCTGCCAGGCTGCAAATTCAGGTCCCGTAGCCGAAGGAAATGTAGGCGCCGGGGCGGGAGCGACGGTGGGGAAGATCTACGGGATACCGATGAAAGGCGGACTGGGCACCGCCTCCATTCACATTCCCGGCGGCCCTGTGGTGGCGGCCCTGGCGGTGGTCAATGCCCTCGGAGACGTGTGGGATCGGGGGCGGATCGTCGTCGGAGCGCTAAATCCCGACGGAACCTTCGTCGATCAGACCCGGGCGATGCTGGACGGTGTGCCGTCACCACTGTACTACCAGAGCACCACGATCGCCGTAGTGGCGACCACAGAGCGGCTGAGCAAGGCGGAGGCCAACCGGGTGGCCAAACTCGCCGACGATGGAATGGCCCGGGCCATCTCCCCCAATCACACTCAGTGGGATGGTGACACGGTCTTCTGCCTCGCCTTGGGTTCACACACCAGTGACATGTCGAGAGACGCCGTCGTTACGATTGTGGGCACAGCCGCAGCGGTAGTACTGGAGCAGGCCATTATCCGGGGGGCGCTAGCGGCCCAACCTGGGAGATAA
- a CDS encoding FAD-binding oxidoreductase, which translates to MSHNKEPDLTGRIVLPGDPQYHAARLEFNTFFNRFPLVIVFAQETQDVVNAIRWAHYRAVPLRMRSGRHNYEGLSVVDAGIVIDVSEMKQVKVDHQRGTVTVQTGLRDIELYETLGAEGLVVPAGLCPTTGIAGFTLGGGQSSLSRPWGLIIDNLLELEMVDANGNVLYANADQHPDLFWASRGGGGGNFGICTSFRFRTHQIDTVAYASINWKLQDLEPVLRTWQNYTTPDADERLTPLLTITSGEQSLLLMQGVFLGSAEKLRRLLEPLLRAGSPQQVTIEEIPWLKAVSLIAATQPTSPLPFKSVGPFVDHLLPEEGIATIRRFINEPPQASTVTVFFHGLGGAVARVPNTATAYFYREALSNMSLFATWSAQEGIAPGIRWVEDFRRAMLPFTRGVYVNTPDLSIKNWPEAYYGGNFGRLTRVKAKYDPENVFRFPQSIPPA; encoded by the coding sequence ATGTCCCATAATAAGGAGCCCGACCTCACCGGGCGCATCGTCTTACCGGGAGATCCGCAATATCATGCGGCCCGCCTGGAGTTCAACACCTTCTTTAATCGATTCCCGTTGGTCATTGTATTTGCCCAGGAGACTCAGGACGTAGTCAACGCCATACGCTGGGCGCATTATCGGGCCGTGCCGCTCCGTATGCGCTCCGGCCGTCACAACTATGAAGGCTTATCGGTCGTTGATGCCGGCATTGTGATTGACGTCAGTGAGATGAAACAGGTGAAGGTGGACCACCAGCGTGGTACCGTTACGGTACAGACCGGCCTGCGGGACATCGAATTATACGAGACACTGGGGGCCGAGGGATTGGTGGTGCCGGCCGGTCTCTGCCCCACCACGGGTATCGCCGGGTTTACCCTGGGCGGCGGTCAGAGCAGTCTATCTCGGCCGTGGGGTCTGATAATTGATAACCTACTTGAATTGGAGATGGTCGACGCCAACGGCAATGTGCTTTACGCCAATGCCGATCAACATCCCGATCTATTCTGGGCTTCGCGCGGTGGCGGTGGCGGTAATTTTGGTATCTGTACCTCTTTCCGCTTCCGCACGCATCAAATTGACACGGTTGCCTATGCCAGCATTAATTGGAAGCTTCAGGATCTAGAGCCGGTATTGCGAACCTGGCAGAACTATACCACTCCTGACGCCGACGAGCGGCTCACTCCACTCCTCACGATAACTTCGGGAGAACAGTCCTTGCTGCTTATGCAAGGAGTTTTTCTCGGTTCGGCTGAAAAACTGCGTCGCCTGCTGGAACCTTTGCTTCGGGCCGGCTCGCCGCAGCAAGTAACCATTGAAGAGATACCCTGGCTTAAGGCTGTATCCCTGATAGCAGCCACCCAGCCTACGTCTCCCTTGCCTTTCAAAAGTGTAGGTCCCTTCGTCGATCACCTGCTGCCGGAGGAGGGTATTGCCACGATCCGGCGCTTCATCAACGAACCACCTCAGGCTTCCACAGTTACCGTCTTTTTCCACGGTCTAGGCGGGGCGGTAGCCAGAGTTCCGAATACGGCCACGGCATACTTCTACCGTGAGGCGCTATCGAACATGTCCCTCTTTGCCACCTGGAGCGCCCAGGAAGGAATTGCTCCAGGGATTCGTTGGGTAGAGGACTTCCGTCGGGCGATGCTCCCCTTTACTCGGGGCGTTTACGTTAATACCCCGGACCTCTCAATCAAGAATTGGCCCGAGGCATACTACGGCGGCAACTTTGGCCGGTTGACCCGGGTGAAGGCCAAATACGACCCGGAAAACGTCTTCCGGTTCCCGCAGAGCATTCCGCCTGCTTGA
- a CDS encoding AraC family transcriptional regulator: protein MLLERYYQDRESFISYSHKKDRYPETFDFHLHNFFEIYFFISGDVRYFIEKQIYQLKPGDLLLINNHEIHRPTFVTPAVYERITVHFSPELLGLFSGPGFDMLQCFTDRPKGEGNKLNLGPEQILTARRLFAQIEEVCDRAGDGAALLRLTYLIELLVYIEQLFLDIRPVAERFDPPEQLMPVLDYIEANLEEDLSLEALERRLYVNRFHLSRLFKQYAGSTLHEYIIYKRIARAKKLLAEGHNVTEACQMSGFRDYSNFIRMFKKTTGIAPGQYKKRV from the coding sequence ATGTTGCTGGAGCGTTATTACCAGGATCGCGAAAGCTTTATCAGCTACAGTCACAAAAAGGACCGCTACCCGGAGACGTTCGACTTCCACCTGCACAACTTTTTCGAGATTTACTTCTTCATCTCCGGCGATGTCCGCTATTTCATCGAGAAGCAGATCTACCAGTTGAAGCCGGGCGATTTATTGTTGATCAATAATCATGAGATTCACCGGCCGACCTTCGTGACGCCCGCTGTTTACGAACGGATTACGGTTCATTTCAGCCCCGAACTGCTGGGACTCTTTAGCGGTCCCGGCTTCGACATGCTGCAGTGCTTTACGGACCGGCCCAAAGGCGAGGGAAATAAGCTGAACCTGGGGCCGGAGCAGATCCTGACGGCGCGGCGGCTGTTCGCGCAGATCGAGGAGGTTTGCGACCGGGCGGGGGATGGCGCGGCGCTATTGCGCCTGACCTATCTCATCGAACTCCTGGTCTATATCGAACAGCTCTTCCTGGATATCCGGCCCGTCGCCGAGCGCTTCGATCCGCCGGAACAGCTGATGCCGGTGCTCGATTATATCGAGGCCAATCTGGAGGAGGATCTCTCCCTGGAAGCCCTGGAACGCCGCCTCTACGTCAACCGCTTTCATCTCAGCCGGTTATTCAAGCAATACGCCGGCAGCACGCTCCACGAGTATATCATCTACAAGCGGATCGCCCGGGCCAAAAAGCTGCTGGCGGAGGGGCATAATGTGACCGAGGCCTGCCAGATGTCGGGATTCCGCGACTATTCCAACTTCATCCGGATGTTCAAGAAAACCACCGGCATCGCGCCGGGGCAGTATAAGAAACGGGTGTGA